The nucleotide window ATGCGCGGATCGAAGGGGATCTCCAGCCAGGCACACAGACGACGCAGGCTGGGCTCCGGCTGCAAGGCCAACTCCTCATACCCCAGCCGGAACACCGGTTTCCCGCAGCGGCGCAACCATCGCTCGTGGCGGGCATTGATCCGGCACCAGCGCAGCAACGGTTTCACGCCGGGAAGCCACTGACCCCGCTGACGCCCATCCCTTGAGCGGGAATGCACCCAGGAACGCAGGTCGCGGGTGAGATGCAGGATGCGGATTTCCAGGTCGTCATCCTGATGAAAAGGCAACACGAAATCACCCTGATAAGAGTCCACCACCCAGCTGGGTGCGGCCTCTGAAGCAGCTTCAACCACCGTCAGAAGCATCCGCATCTTGTCGGCCAGGGGCTGGGCCTCATGGGCTGGCAGCCAGGTCAGCATCGGTCCCCAGACGGGACACTCGGCCGCAAGCGTCCCGCAGGTGCAACGCCGCTGAAAACGCAGATCACCGCGCAGCTGGGCCGGACCCCGGTGTTCTTCACCCACGGCAGGACGGTCCAGGATCCTTGCGGCTTCCCCCAATCCCACCATCTGGGGATGGGCCCCCAAGGCCAGATCAAGAATGGTGGTGCCACTGTGACCGAGGCCGCGGATTAACAGAAGTCTGCGGGTCATCGCTCGTCATCCCCGATCACGGCAAGCAGGAAGGAGGAAAGCTGGTGGAGGTGGTGGTCGATCGTGAACCCCTTCTGAATGCGGCGCCGGCCACCATCTCCCAGACGTGCCGCCAGGGCTGGATCGACCGCCAACCGCATCATCGCTTCAGCCATCCCCTGCACATCGCCCTCCCCCACAAGAAAACCGGTCTCTCCATCGAGCACCACCTCGGGAATACCCGCATGGCGCGTGGCCACCACAGGCAGACCACTCAACTGGGCTTCCATCACGGCCACCGGATTCCCTTCACTATCACCATCGGCAGCCACGAGGGAGTGCTGTACGAATCCACGCACCTCACGCATCAGCTGCGCCACCTTCTCCTGGCCGCGAACGCCGAGGAAACGCACCCGCTCATTGAGATCCAGGCTGCGCACCAATGCGCGTGCATCGGCAAGCAAAGGACCCTCGCCCACCATCCAGAGCGCCAAGTCCGGCTGCTCAGGCCCCAGACCTTCGCAAACCTGGGAAAAAGCCCGGATGGTGTGAAGAGGCCCCTTCTTGGCCACGAAGCGCCCCACCGCCAGAAACACCACTGGAGCAGCAGCCGGATCACTGCCGTGAAAGAGCCTGGCATTGGCCCCCGAGGGACTGATCAGCAACCGCTCGGGGCGAGCACCGAGGGATCGAAGGGTGTCGGCCATCGGACGTGACTTGACCACAACACCGGAGGCGATCGCGAACAGCCGCCGATAGCGCTTCCCCAGCAGCCCAAGCCGATCACGAGCGGACGCATCCGATCCTCGGAAATGCACCACCAAGGGAACGCCGCTCCAGGCACAGGCCTCCATCACTCGCACCGCCTCAAAGCCGAAATCCACCAGCACCGCATCGGGACGCTCTCGCCGGATCTGCCACCAGACCACGCACGCAGCAGGCATCTCAGCCAAACGCAACCACCGCAACCGGGTCAGCACTTTGCTGAGCAGGATTGCCAGGCCATAGGCCAGAGCGACCGGCCGTCCCGGTGGCCGCTCATCGCCAAACAAGGCAGTGACGTCGAAAGGCAGCCCCTCGAGATTGGCGCGGATGAAGGTTTCGCTGACCGCACGACGGGTGGGCGCCAGCATCAGCAGACGATGGGTGAACCTGGTGGAGAGGCCCTCGGTCACGGCAGAGCCAGCACAGAGCGCCAATGGGGTTCCACTACCTCCCAGTCAAGGGCGCGCAGGGTGGTCCGTGCTTCCGCCCCCATGCGCTCACGCAGGGCCTGATCACCCATCAAGTGCTGCAAAGCTTCAGCAAACGCTTCTACATTTTCGTTGGGCACCACCAGGCCCTGGCAGCCATCGCACACCATCTCCAACGGACCAGGCGAGGCGTCGCTCACCACTGATGGCAAGCCGGCTGCCATCGCCTCCAGCAGGGCATTGGGCATGCCCTCAAAACGGGACGGCAGCGCAAAAATCGATGCGCGTTGCATGTAGCGCAGGGGATCCGACTGGAACCCCTCGAACACCACCTGAACGCTGATGCCGAGCTGCTGGGCCAGTGCTTGAAGGGCGTTGCGCTCCGGACCATCCCCCACCAGCACAAGGCGCCAGCCGGCCCGCACCGGCTCTGGCAGGGAAGCGAAGGCCCGGATCAGCAGGTCGAGGCCCTTTTGAGGAACAAGCCGCGCCACTGCAAGAACCTCGAAATCGCGGGCTGCAGACCCCGATGAACCCTGCAGATTGAGGCCACCGGGGAGGGGATTGGGCAAGAGATCAAGGCGCTGCCAGGTGCCCATTGCCTGCAGGGCTTCGAGCACACCCTCGGTATTGGCCGTCACCACATCAGCGCGGCGGTAATACACGCGGCGCAGTCGATTCCAAAGCCGATCCAGCCTCTGGCGACGGGGATCATTCCGCTCCGACACCACCAGATGAATCGGTAGATCCCACACCGCAGCACAGCAGAGGATGTTGGTTTTGGTGAGCAGAGCCAGAACCCGTTTCGGGCGCTGCTCCAGGAACAGCTGCCGCAGACGCCGGTAGCGATCTCCACCGATCCGGCGCATGCAGCGGTTCAGCAGACGCACGGCTGATGCCTCAGAACCGGGTTGGATCCTCTGCTCGAAAAGGGGCCAGGTGAGCTGGACCCAGCGCAGCACCAGGGCCGTGACCACTCGAATTACGAAACGGCGCAGCTTGATCCACTGAGCCACGCAAAAACGCCGTCCGCGAGCCAGCAGCGATCGGTTCCAGACGTCCTGCAACCAAGGATGGACACTGAAGTCATCCTGATCAGGCCCGAGATCGAAAGCGGTCACGTTCTCAGGCAACCGGTGCTTGATCGGATGGTTGTGACGCAGCGACAGCACCCGAACCCTCAGGCCCTGGGCCGCGAAATGCTCTGCAGCCAAAAGGCCGACCTTCTGGGCACCACCGGCACCGAGGTGGGGGAGTACAACCCAGAGGTCATCCATGGCGGGTCGAGCGCAGGGCCTCCAGACAATCACGGCGCAGGCAATCGGCGGAATAGCGCTCACGCACCTGGATCGCCCGCTCTCCCAGACGCCGACGACGCTCTGAATCAGCAAGCAGTGCGGCAACAGCCTCGATCCAGTCATTGGAGGTTGCCGAGGCGGGCAACAGCAGACCGTTGTCTCCATCGCGGATCAGATCCGATGGGCCCGTGAGGCAATCACTGGCGATGCAGGCACACCCAGCAGCCATCGCCTCCAGAAGCACGTTGGGGAAGCCCTCATAGCGAGAGGGCAGCACAAACACCGTGGCCCTGCGATACCAGCGGGTCATGCTGCCGCAAACCCCAGGCAACAACAGCCGGCGCTGCAGGTCGGAATCCGCCCCCAGCCGTTCGCGCAACCAAGCCTGCTGATCCTGCCCGTGATAAGTCCCTGAAGTCAGACCCAGCACAGCCAAGTGCAAACGGGAGTCCGCCAGGCCTAGCTCGGCAAACACAGGCATCAGGCGATCAAATCCCTTCTGCCGCGCCTTGGTTCCCGCGGCCAGGATCAAAGGCAGCTCCGGTGCCAACCAGTCTTCAGGCTCGATCAGTGGCTCACGATCCTGCAGCGGCCAGCTCACTGCATTGGGCAGCAGCCGCTGACGACGCACACCACAATGCTGACGTAACCAAGCGCCGGTGATGCGGGTCTGCACCAGGTGCAGATCAGCCCAGGGATAGGTGAGCTTGCGCAACCAGCGCCAGGGCAGAGCCGGGGGTTTAGCGGGCGGATAGTTGCGCTCTGACACCACAGTGCGCAGAGGCAGTCCGGCACAGGCCAGCAGCAACTTCACGGCCGGCAGGGTGGTCATGCCCACGGCCAGATCACACCGTTTCTGCATCAAGAGCCGGCGCAGTTGCCAGACGCGAAAGGGGAAGGCCAACCAGCCGAGCCGCTCAAGGGGAGCCGGCAACCCTGGTTCCTGGCATCGCTGCACACCATTCGGCACTGGATAGGCATCCCGGTCGGGCCCATGGCGGGTGATCACGAGCACCGACCAGCCTTCGTCCTTGCACCATTGAGCCCACTGGAGCAACACCCTTTCGGCTCCGCCCAGCTTGAGCGAGTCGATCGAGAACGCGACACGCAGACCCCCCATCAGGACTGAGCGACGGGCTGCAACGACTGCAGAAAACGACGCGCTTTCTCGGCCCGGTTGCGGCGCAGATCAGGGAAGTACACCAACAGAACAGGGTCCACCAAGCACTCCAGCTCCGGCCGTTGGGAGGGGTCCGTCACCGACCAGCGACAGGCCGCCAACATCGCCACCACCGCATCGGCGAAACCACGGTGATCTTCCTGAGTTTTATTGGCAATCGGATCAAAGCGATCGGCATGACAGGCCTTGCGCAACCGCTCCATTTCGCCCAACACATCAGCAAAGCGCTGGGCTTCGGCTTTCTGCCAGGCCATCACCGCAGCAATGGTGAGGCTGCGCATGATGTTGCGCGTCATCCGCGTCGCTGTGTTGCGATCGATCGCGAAGGGGTCGTAACGACGGGCACTCTCCAGCAGTTCCCGGGAGGCCTGAGCCAGAGCGGCCGTGTCCTGGAGAGCCATTAGCGCCCGCAGCCGCGTGAGCTGGGCGGAAATCAGCAGCTTGGCTCTGTTCTCGCGGTTGGGCTTGAGACAGCGATAGGTATCGGGATCACGCTCCAGCTCCAGAAGAATCGCTTCCAGACCCAAGACCCCCCGTCGCAGAGCGTTCGGATCTTTGGCATCGATGGCCCGGTAGGTGCGCACCACCCGGCAATAGCCGGCGTAATGCAGAGGTAGCGATGGACTGGCGGCCAGCACATCGAAGAGGGCCAGCTGATCCACCTTGGATCCAGGCCTGGATCCACGCCGAAACAGCAATTGATGGAGAATTTCGGCCTCGCCGTCCTCCGCCCAGATCCGTTCGATCAACTCACAACCACCCAAGTTGTCCCCGACAGACAGACGTCTCTGCGCCAAAGCAGCCAAAAGGGTGACATTGCCCGGCTCTCGCCGAAGCCAGTAACGCAAACAAGCCTCAGCCGCCTGCACAAGACCCAGCGTCTCGAGGATTCTCACCGGCCCAAGGCGTCCCAGAGCTGAAAGGTGGGCCCGACTCCACTGACTACGCACATGGTGATAAGGAGGAGCCTGAGGAGCCAGCGGTTCCTCAGGCATCAGACCGTGCTGACGCAGGCACTGGAGCATGGCGGCCGTACGGCTGCGGTAGGTGTGACCCGCGGCCCATTCCAAGCGCTGGTTCTGGCTTGGCCCCTCTCCTGCCAGAGCCTTGCGGATCGCCTGCTCAAAGGCCATTGGTTCCGGCGGAACCAGCCAAGCCACATCCCCTTGATCCGCGAGCGATGGAATGTCCGTGGCCACCACGGGCAGGCCGGCGGCAAGGTACTCGAAGAACTTCATCGGATACATGTGGCGGGTGTAGTCGTTGATCTGCAGAGGCAGCAGGGCAACATCGGCCTGAGCCAGATAAGCCGGAAGGGTGGAGTAAGGCCGCGGCCCGAGCACATGCACGTTGGGCAAGCCTTCAAGAGACGAAATATCCGTTGTTGGATCCGTTTCTCCGACCGGACCGATGAAGACATAAGTCCACTCAGGCGTGGATGGCGCCAAACGCTCGAGCATCGTCAGATCCAATTTGTAGGCATCGATCGCACCGATGAAGATCAGCACGGGCCCTTGAATCGTTGGCCAGTCGACTGGGGCGTGCCGCTGAGGCTCAAGCGCTTGGCCGAAGTGGTCGGCATCCGCCACATTCCCGAAATAGTGACTCCCCGCATTCAGGGGTCCAAGCGACTGCAGCAGCTGAGGAGCCGTCGTGAACAAGGCATTGGCGGCTCCGCAGAGATCCCGTTCTGCCGCTTCCAGAGCGGCCACCGGCATCCCCGGCTGCGCCTGGATCCGATCAACACAGTGATAAATCACAGCGTGAAACTTGCCTAAGCGCAGGTAGGCACGGGTCTGGGGGTTGAACGTCCACAGCAGAGGACGTCGCAGGTCCAGAACCAGGTCTGCAGCGAACAGGCACAGATTCAAACTCCAGCGATTGAGTCGGCCAGCCACACCCTGCGTCTGCCCTGGGATCACCAGGGGAGACACCACCCACACACCGGGACGGACCTGTCGTGGCAGGCGCAGCCCGCGCCGCAACCGCCGAAGAATCCGGCCGGAATCAGCGCGATCGACCCGAGGGCCGCGCACACCAAGGGAGTCCACATACAGAACCCGATGGCCCAGCTCGGCCAGGGCACAGGCAACGTGCTGCTTATTGGTCCAGAGCGGATGATCCCAGTCGGCCGTGGCCAGAAGAACAATGTCTGCCATGGCTTTCAGACCACATCCAGCATCGTCATTTCACGAAAACTAGGTGATGTGCGTGTCAACGTTTCAAAATCACCGGAAGCGATGATTCGCCCTTGATCCACCTGGTAAATCCGGTCACATTTTTTGACGGTGGACAGACGATGAGCAATGACCACCATCGTGCAGCGGCGACCGATCAGATCAAGAGCCTGCATCACGTCATGCTCGGTCTTGTTATCAAGTGCGCTGGTGGCTTCATCAAGAACCATCAGCTTGGCGCGCCGGTAAAAAGCTCTGGCAAGTGATAGACGCTGCCGCTGACCGCCAGACAGCTTCATGCCATTTTCACCACACATAGTGAACAGGCCGTAGGGCATCTGAGCAACAAATTCGGAGAATTGTGCCGCTTCCAATGCAGCCCAGACCTGTTCATCATCAATGGCATCGGGTTGCTCACAGAACGCAACATTTTCGCGCACGCTCGCGTCGAGCAGACGAATGTTCTGGGGCACGAATGCACAATTGGCCTGCCATGCGGGCATCTCCTCATCAGACACTGGAACGCCATCCAGAAGAAGTTCTCCGGTGGTGGGTGTGTAGAGACCAAGCAGCACGTGAGCCAGGGTGGTCTTGCCGCTGCCGGTTTTCCCAACAAAGGCGATACGCGATCCCACCGGGATCGAGAGATGAATACCCTCCAGAACGGGACGCTCGCTCCCGAAGTAATTGAAGCTGACGTCATTGAGCTCAATCAGACGCCTGGGCATGACTCCATCTGGAGAGGGCACCCCGGGATCACCGAGCGAATATCGCTGCGGACGCATGCGCAGCAACTCAATGGCGTCTTTGACTTCGGGAAGACCGCCTCTGAGCTTATTGATACTGCGGAAGACAGACTGGAGTGGACCAGAAATCCGCAGCAGCACCACAAGGATCGTGGCGAGTTCGGGCAGAGCGTCACGAAGCCGGTCACCGTCTCCGGTGACGATTGCGGGAGCGAGTCCAACCGCGAACAGGATGGTGATGCCCGCAGGTTCGATCACGAAGCGCGGCACATTGGGAAGCAGGCTCGAGAGCCTGTCATTGCGCTTGGCCTGCACTCCTTCACGGGAGAAGCGATCAACAAAAAACCGATGCGAGGAATACATCTGCACATCACGCATCGATTTCAACGACTCTGAGAAGATGACATGAAGTCTTCGGGAATATCGATTTTTCTGACGAACGGCTAACCGCAGATAGGGGGTAATAATCTTTGAGGAGAGAGCATAAGCTGCCAGCAACAAAGTAAAAATCAGCAGGGATGAACTACCGAGAACAAAAATCACACCCACGATCAACGCCAACACGGAAAGCAAATTTCCTGCGATTGCAATCATTGGAGTGATCACAGCGCCGGTCACCCTGCTGAGGATGCGATTGAAGCGCTCTGACAACACTGATGTGCGCTTATGCATGAAAAACTCATAGCGCTGCAGCATTAAATTGTTATATACCTTGTTAACAAGATCAGACCAGATCTCAGCCGTTAGGAGAGATTCGAGCAAAGCAACGCCGAAGCGGATTCCCGAAGCGAACCAGTACGCCGTGATCAGCAGAACCACGATCCAGCCAGCCTGATCGAGAAGCCCCCCGCCGAAAAAACGGATACCGGGAATCTGATCCCCAAGCTTCGCGCCCGCCAAGAGACCAACGAGACGAGCCAGGAGTCCGACCAAAAGGATGTCGACGATCCCCTGAAACAGAGACGCCAGCAGCACCACAGCTAAAAACCGCAGGCGTCTGGACGACAATTCCTGGAGCAACAGCTTCAGTTCATTCCAGGTCTGGCTCTTGAAGGGCATGAACGAAGGTGCCGAAGACTCTGCCCGTATGGCAGATGCCTGTTCTTGCAGAGCTTTATTAAAGACCGGGGGCCGGTCTGATCAGCTCGGCCGCAGCCAGCCGGGCAACCGATTGACCACCTTGCTTCGCAGCCGATCCCCACGCTGGCCCCAGCGCAGACGGCGGGTGGATGGACTGGTCAGAGATGCCGCAGGATCCAGGCCGAGGGCTTGGCGCTCGGCAAGAGCGTCCAACTGGCTGAGCGTGGCTCGCCAACGCTCAAGCCAACGGGCTTCAGTGACGTTCTCCAGCACAACAGCGAGGGACGAAGCATCGGGCCCCCAGCTCTCCGGATCAACGGCAGCGGCACTGATGCGCAGGAGATCGTTGTCTAGAGACCCCTGACCGATCTGATGAGCGGTGACCCCCGGGGTGAGGCTGTCAGCCAACGCATGATTGAAACTGCTGAACACTACGCAGCCACAAGCCAGGGCTTCCAACGGCGGCAGGCCAAAACCCTCGCTCACCCCGCGGCCTCGCCAATACTCAGCCGAGTCGTAGAGAACCACGCCAGCACTGTTGAACAAGCCAACAAGATCATCAACCCAGCCGCTTTGCACCTCCACCGTCAACCCCCGTGCACGCAGGGCAGGGACCAGCCGGTTGAGGACGTAAGGACTGCTTTTGCGCTTCTGCACCAGCACATCGATCGGGCGCCTGGATCGAACAGCTCCTAGCCCGATCGGACGCGCTCCACGTTCCAACCACTGGGGCTCAAGGGCATTGGGAACGAGAAAGAGGGGATTGCGAGGCGCCCGATCACCCCAGTAGCCAAGGGTATTGCGGCTGACGGCGACCACCGGGACTGCCGGCGGAAGACCAAAGCCATACCCGCTGCTGTGTGCCTGATAGACCGCAGGGCGTCCGCGGAGCTTTCTCAACAACCCAGGAACATCAAATCCCCAGCTCACCACCCAGAGACTGTCACCCGGTGCAGCCTCGCGCTTCAGTAGATCATCGAAAAAAGCGTGATCGTTCTCTCTCTCCCGGTAGGTCACCACTTCTGTCGGGCGAAGGCCCGCCAGCAACCGGGCGGTCTGCAGGGCAACGCTCAATCCGCCGCAACGAAATCGGGCCCCGGTGCCTGGAACCAGAACCCGAATGCGTAGCAAAGAAGCGGCGGATGGAATCAAGCAGCCACAGCCTCGGTGCTGCCGGCGCGTTGACGGCGGGTGAGAAAGCCGAAGAGCACCTTGCCGATGGCAGCCACCAGGTTGCCTTCAAGCTCTTGGAACATCTTCATGTTGAGGTGGAAGGCATGGTTGGCCTCCTCCACCATGCGATCAGCCGTGGGCTGGTCAATCGGAAGCTGATCCATCGCAGCGCGATAGGTGGTTTTGAAGGCCTTTTCGTCGGCGATCGAAGGGAAGGAATAGAAGTGCAATCCATCGTTCTCACCCAGGTTCATGGCCTTCTGGGCAATGTTCTTGAGGATCTGGCCACCGGAAAGGTCACCGAGATAACGGGTGTAGTGGTGGCCGACCAGCAGCTCAGGAGACTCCTTAGCAACCTGGCGGATGCGTTCCACATAGACCTGAGCCGCAGGGGTTGCCTTGATCTGCTGAAGCCAATCTGCTCCGTAGTAATAAGCAAGGTCCTGCTCAAGAGCCTCACGGCGGTTCAGTTCAGCAAAGGCGATCGGAGCGATCACCGGATGATCGGCGAGACGCGCCATTTCTTCTTCCATGGCGGCATAGACGAAATAAAGATCAGCCACCAGCGTGCGGTAGCTGCCCTTGTCCACCACACCTTTCAGGAAGCAGCTCACAAACCCGGTGTTTTCGGCCATGGTGTGGGACTTTTTCGTGCCTTCACGGAGCTGGGAGGCGAGAGCGACGGGCATAGGGAAAGCGTCTGTTCAGTGTTTGCAACCATAAAAGCGATGTCCGAAAACACGGCTGGAGGGTTGCGAAGGGTTACGCCGCGGTGTCGGATGCAGCTGAATCGGCAAAGAGAGCGAAGAGATCACGACAAACCTGCTGCAACTGGAGCACCTGCTCACGCTGAGGCAGATGGGACCCTTCCGGCCTCCAGTCGCCCATGGTGGCCATGCGCCAGCGTTCACCATCGAAGGTCATGCCACGCATCAGCACACCGAGCAGCTCAGGGGAGGTGTGAGCCCCACCCCTAGCCGTGCGTTTCAAGCGCAGCTGTAAGAGGAGGCTCCGGCATTGCAACCGAGGACTCCAGCCAGGGAAATGAAAAGACAGATCCAGAGTCTCGTCTTCCTGCCAACGACGGGTCTGGGGGTCATCTCTCCAAGGGCTGAGGTTGGCCCGAGCGGCAGGAAAGTGCTGCTTCACAAGCGTGACCGCCGAGGCCAGGGCCTGGACCAGCGCCACGCTGTCAACGGCGTCTGCTGCGTTCACTGGCCTCCGATCACTGTGCTTAGGGTGAATGGTGATCAGTGCTGACGCCAGAAGCCGTTACGGTTGCGACCATGATCTTGAGGACTCTCAGCACTCGGCTCAGCCTGTACAGCCTGGTGGGCGTCGGAGCCGCTGCTGTTCACGCCGGTGTGCTTCTGAGCCTGGGGCTTGTCATGCCCTGGTGGATCGCCAATCCACTGGCCTTCCTTGCCGCTTCCCTGGCGAGCTATGTGGGCCATGCCCACGTCACGTTCCGCCCTGAAACAGGGGGTCAGCAGTTCGCCCGGCGCTGGTTCGCTCTGCAGTACGCCGTCAACCTCACCGTCAGCAGCGTTCTTCCGCTGGCCTTACCAGGCTGGCTTCCCACCTCGGCCGAGGTCGTCGTTCTGGTTTTCACTCCCACACTGCTGAATGCCCTGATCTGGTCACAGGCCGCACAGTTCAGCCTGCGTCGACGCACGAATCGCACGTCACCTCCACGCCGGCATGCCGATGATCTCGGCTTGAGCCACGCCACCAATCAGGCCATCCTCACGCTGGCAGAGGAAGGACTGCTGGAGGGAACCAGCCTGCTGGTCAATGGTCCAGTCGCAACTGAAGGGGCAAAAGCCTGGAGCGTGCTGGCGGCAGACCGACCGACACTGCAACTCTGCCTGCATCTTTGTCTCACAGAGGGGCCGTCGAGTGCTCCGCCCGATTTAATTCCTGATCTGGTGGATCACCAAGGACATCTGCATCGGTCCTTTGGACACTGGCTGCTCCTGTCACTGCTGCCGCCTCGACATCCCAGGCGGGCAAGGCTTGTGAAACAGCTGGGACATGAAATTGACGCGCAGGTCAGACAATTTCAAGCCATGCGAGGCGAGGGGCCCATCGCACTGGACGGCCATCAGCACATCCATCTGGTTCCTGTGGTGCTCGATGCCGTGCTCGCCCGTTCCAGCAGGTTTGGCATCACTTGGCTGCGAAGCACGGATGAACCTCTGCCCACTGGACTTCCACTGAGATGCTGGTTGCAATCCTGCCGCGACGCAGGGCTGATCAAATGGCTTGTTCTTCAGTTGTTGAGCCGCCGCGCCAGGGGAGCCTTCCGGCAGCACGGAATCACCAGCAACGGAGGGTTCGCCGGAGTCTTGTTCACAGGACGGATGACCGGTGCTCCGCTTCGGGCTGCCTGGAGTGAGCTCGCCAGCCTGCGCTCTCCAGACCACTGCACCCCCTCGCTTCTGCTGGCCCATCCTGGAGCCCCACTGGAACAAAACATCGCCCAGGAGGGGTTCACGGTTTCACAGCCATTTGCGGCGTCTCCCTGGAGGCAAAAGGAATGGCGTGCTCTTCAAGCGCTCAGCGTCACGCCTGATGAATGCTGCGGATGAAGTAATGGGGTCTGGCCTTGGCCTCCACATAAATCCGCCCGATGTAATCACCCAGCACACCGATCCCGATCAACTGAATGCCACCAAGGAACAGCATGGCCACCATCAAGGAGGCGTACCCGGGCACATCTCTGCCCACAAGAACCGTCCGCAGCGCAATCACCAAGGCATAGAAAAGACTGAAACTCGACACGAGAACACCAAGACCTGTCCACACCTTCAAGGGAAGAACAGAGAAAGAGAAAATCCCGTCGAAGGCATAACTGAAGAGCTTGAGCGGGCTCCACGACGTGGTGCCACCCGCCCTGGTCACCCGCTGATAAGGAAGCTCCGCGCTGCGATATCCCGTCCAAGGCAGTAGCCCTTTGGAAAACCGGCTCGACTCCCGCAATTGGGTGAATGCCTCCACCACCTGAGCATCAAGCAAACGGAAATCCCCAGCCCCCTCCTGCAGCTGGATGGAATCCACCACTTTGTTGAACACCCGGTAAAACCAAGAAGCGCTCAACACCTTCAGTCGCGATTCCTGGTCGCGGTCATCGCGCACGGCAGTGACGACTTCGGCCCCTGCACGCCACTCCATCACCATCGCTTCAATTAATTCCGGTGGATGCTGCAGATCGGAATCGATCAACACAGCAGCAGCACATCGTCCGCGAACGTGATCAAGACCGGCCAGCATCGCCGCCTCCTTGCCGAAGTTGCGGGTGAGCTCCAACAGCGTGACCGGAACCGGTTCGCCCAGGCAGCGGCGATCGGCCAGGAAACCACGAATCTGATCCACGGTTGCATCCTTAGAACCATCGTCGATCAGCACCAGCTGGTCCACCCCAGGCACGGCCAGCACCCGCT belongs to Synechococcus sp. WH 7805 and includes:
- a CDS encoding ChbG/HpnK family deacetylase — protein: MILRTLSTRLSLYSLVGVGAAAVHAGVLLSLGLVMPWWIANPLAFLAASLASYVGHAHVTFRPETGGQQFARRWFALQYAVNLTVSSVLPLALPGWLPTSAEVVVLVFTPTLLNALIWSQAAQFSLRRRTNRTSPPRRHADDLGLSHATNQAILTLAEEGLLEGTSLLVNGPVATEGAKAWSVLAADRPTLQLCLHLCLTEGPSSAPPDLIPDLVDHQGHLHRSFGHWLLLSLLPPRHPRRARLVKQLGHEIDAQVRQFQAMRGEGPIALDGHQHIHLVPVVLDAVLARSSRFGITWLRSTDEPLPTGLPLRCWLQSCRDAGLIKWLVLQLLSRRARGAFRQHGITSNGGFAGVLFTGRMTGAPLRAAWSELASLRSPDHCTPSLLLAHPGAPLEQNIAQEGFTVSQPFAASPWRQKEWRALQALSVTPDECCG
- a CDS encoding heme oxygenase (biliverdin-producing), with translation MPVALASQLREGTKKSHTMAENTGFVSCFLKGVVDKGSYRTLVADLYFVYAAMEEEMARLADHPVIAPIAFAELNRREALEQDLAYYYGADWLQQIKATPAAQVYVERIRQVAKESPELLVGHHYTRYLGDLSGGQILKNIAQKAMNLGENDGLHFYSFPSIADEKAFKTTYRAAMDQLPIDQPTADRMVEEANHAFHLNMKMFQELEGNLVAAIGKVLFGFLTRRQRAGSTEAVAA
- a CDS encoding glycosyltransferase family 2 protein, which codes for MTNRDGVWVVAACFNEEAVISRFIERVLAVPGVDQLVLIDDGSKDATVDQIRGFLADRRCLGEPVPVTLLELTRNFGKEAAMLAGLDHVRGRCAAAVLIDSDLQHPPELIEAMVMEWRAGAEVVTAVRDDRDQESRLKVLSASWFYRVFNKVVDSIQLQEGAGDFRLLDAQVVEAFTQLRESSRFSKGLLPWTGYRSAELPYQRVTRAGGTTSWSPLKLFSYAFDGIFSFSVLPLKVWTGLGVLVSSFSLFYALVIALRTVLVGRDVPGYASLMVAMLFLGGIQLIGIGVLGDYIGRIYVEAKARPHYFIRSIHQA
- a CDS encoding glycosyltransferase, translated to MIPSAASLLRIRVLVPGTGARFRCGGLSVALQTARLLAGLRPTEVVTYRERENDHAFFDDLLKREAAPGDSLWVVSWGFDVPGLLRKLRGRPAVYQAHSSGYGFGLPPAVPVVAVSRNTLGYWGDRAPRNPLFLVPNALEPQWLERGARPIGLGAVRSRRPIDVLVQKRKSSPYVLNRLVPALRARGLTVEVQSGWVDDLVGLFNSAGVVLYDSAEYWRGRGVSEGFGLPPLEALACGCVVFSSFNHALADSLTPGVTAHQIGQGSLDNDLLRISAAAVDPESWGPDASSLAVVLENVTEARWLERWRATLSQLDALAERQALGLDPAASLTSPSTRRLRWGQRGDRLRSKVVNRLPGWLRPS